GAGAATACCATTCCCTGCCATGATTTCCAAGTGTCATAATGTGACAATCCCGTGACATGGGCAGGGTATGATCACGGCTGAAGAAAAATCATCATGAAAACGAATTTCACAAGGATGCCTATGTCAGTTCTGGACGACTCTTTCAAAGACAAAACGGTTCTCATAGTTGAAGATGATTCCATGGCACGGCTTGGCCTGCAGCGTTTGCTGCGATTCCGCTTTCAGGATATTCACCTGGCAGTCCATGGCCGCGATGGCCTGGAAAAAGTCGCACAGTTTCATCCCGATGTGGTGCTGACCGATCTGGAGATGCCAGTGATGAGCGGAAGTGATATGCTCAGGCAGCTCAAAAGCAACTCTCCTGAGCTCCCTGTCATCGTCATCACGGCATTTGCCGACGACGCCAGCCACG
This portion of the Desulfurispirillum indicum S5 genome encodes:
- a CDS encoding response regulator, giving the protein MSVLDDSFKDKTVLIVEDDSMARLGLQRLLRFRFQDIHLAVHGRDGLEKVAQFHPDVVLTDLEMPVMSGSDMLRQLKSNSPELPVIVITAFADDASHVPEADAVLTKPILKAELLQALRKCLR